The Amycolatopsis umgeniensis DNA segment ACGTACTTCACACCGGTTACTTGCCTCGCCGCAGCGAGCGCGGGAACAGCCGGCCCTTCCACGACATGGGCGCGTTCCGCTTCAGGCTCTTGCGAACCTCGTCGAAGGCCGGGCCCAGCTCGTGGTCGTTTGACGGCTCGGCCGAGTACCAGGATCGCTCCACGACGCCGATGACCGTCCGCAGGCCGGAGCGGCCCTCGTCGTCCAGACGGTGCTTCTCGACGACCTTCCGCCCCGCCACGCGCACCGTGTCGCCGTCGGAGAGCGGCAGGCCGCGGTCCGCGCATTCGTCCATCAGTTCGCGCCACGCGGCGTCGGCCGCGGCGGGGGAGTGGGACGCGATCTTCTGCAGCCGCAGCCGCCGCTTGATCTCCCGGATCGCCGTCGGCGTCCCGAGGCCGCCGAGGACGACCACCAGCACCAGCGCGAACCACCACGACACCCAAGCCGCCAGGAACGCGAACGCCCCCACCCACAGGCCGATCGCTATCAGCGGCAGCCAGTTCGCCACGTTCTGGTTGTCCAGCAACCCGTGAGCCGGAGCGGGCGCGTCCGGGGACGGTGACGAGCGCATCAGCGCCCGGTGTCTCAACCGCGACCGCACGATCACGACCAGGGTCAGCGCGGCCGCCAGCCCGCCGAGAAGACCGGCGAGGATGGCGGGCCACAGCGGCTCTTCGTCCTGCTGGCCACCGCTGCCGTCCGCGCCGGGATCCGCGCCCGGTTCGCGGGGAGTGCCGGTGGCGGGGGCGCTCGACGCCGGCGCGCTCGGCACTTCCTGGGTGTCGTTGGTCGTGGAGCTGCTGGTGTCGTTCTGCAGGTACGGCGGGACGACCGCGCGGCCGTCGACCAGCGGGGTCGGGTCGAAGCTGACCCAGCCCTTCGTCTGGAAGTAGACCTCGACCCACGCGTGCGCGTCCTCGGAGCTGATCGAGAGGTGATCGCCCTTCGGCGTCCCGGAGGTGAAGCCGATGGCGACCCGCGACGGGATGCCGACCGCCCGCAGCATCACGGCCATCGCGGACGCGAACTGCTCGCAGAACCCGCGTTTGCCGTTGAGGATGAAGTCGGCGAGCGCGTCGGAGTCGGTGGCGTCGGCGGTCTTGGTGTCGTAGACGAAGCCGTTCTGCGCGGTGAAGAACGACCAGAGCGCCTGGGCCTTGTCGAAGTTGTTGGACTCGTTCTCCGTGAGCTGCTTGGCCTTCGCGGTCACCCTGGGATCGACGTTGTCGACCTGGGTGAACTGCAGCGGCACCTCGGCCAGCCGCGCGTCGTCGAGCCGGAGTTCGTCCTTCGACGGTTCCTTGATCGCCGCGACCTCGGTGTAGGCGGGCGCGTTCTGCTTGGTCGTGGTGAACACGGCACCGCCGACGGGGTCGTACAGCCAGTTGTCGGCCAGCCCGGTGAGCATCCGCGGCACACCGTAGATCGGCAGCCAGTTGTCGACCCAGTTCGTCGGTTCGATCCGGACCTCGCGTCCGGGACCGTTGCCGTCGTCGCCCTTGACGGCCGGGAGCGGCTGGTTGGCCTGCACCCCTTGCTGGGCGCGGCCGTTCTGCGCCAGCCCCCAGCCCTTGTTCGGCGTGTACGTGTCGAGGGTGAACGCGCGCAGCAGCCGCTTGTCCGCGCCCATCCCGTAGACCTTGAACAGCTCGACGTTCTCGCCCTGGTCGAGCAGACCGCGCAGCTGCGTGAACGGCTCGACGCCGAATCCGCCCGCGCCACCACGGCCCGATCCGGTCCCGCCGGGGAGGCTGCCGACAGTGCCGACCCCGGTGGCGGCCGCGCCGATGACCAGGCCCAGCGCGATCGCGGCGCTCACGACGCCGACAGGGGCGGACAGCGTGCCCGCCGAGTTGCCCAGTCCTGGCGCGTCCCGGTTGCGCCAGCGGCGGTGCCGGTGGTTGCCGTCGACGGCGAGCAGCGCGGCGAACGCGGCGGCGCCGAGCAGGAACGTCCACCACGGCAGCATTTCTTCGGCCAGCGCGGCGGGAACGGCGTACACGCACAGCAGGACCAGACCGGTCGCGGCGGGCGCGGCGGCGGCCACGGCCAGGGTGTCGACCAGGACCGCGACCAGGCCGATCGCGATGGTGACCAGGCAGAGGATCGGCGGCGTGCCCTCGATCGGCGGCAGTCCGACGCGGATCTGCTCGGCCGCCGCGGCGAGGACGCCGCGTAGTTCCTCGAGCGCGTCCGGGCCGGGGATGATCTTCAGGATCCCGCTGGTGGTGAACGCCCCGGTGATCAGGAACAGCAGCACCAGCAGCTGCGCCAGGCCGACGACGATGGTCGGCGCGCGCAGTGAGCGCAGGGCGAGTCCGGCGGAGGCGATCAGCACGACGGCGACCAGCAGGTAGCCGAACCACGCCCAGCCGGAGACGACCCCGGTCATCGAGGTCGAGGCGAACAGCGTGGCGAGTCCGGCCGCGATCGGCGCGAGCACACTGCTCGTCCAGACCGGCGGCGGCGCCTCGGGACGCGGTTTGGGGGTGTGCGGGAGGGGCGGCGCGGTCGTGGTCACAGGCCGCCTCCGATCAGCGTGCCCCGGCGCGTGGCGGTCTGGCACAGCTCGGCCCAGACCTGCTGCATGGGCGATCCGGGGCCGGCGACGACGACGCCCCAGCCCGCGGCGCGCAGCAGCGCCACCGACTCCTCGGTGGCGGCGGCACGGTTTTCGGGCCGGTTGACGCCCGCGGACCAGCCGGGGGTGTCGAGCAGCACGGCGAGGCTCCGGATCCCGCGCGGGCGGTACCGGGACAGCTCGTGCACGGATTCGTTGCTGACGGTGCCGAGCACGGCGATGAGTTCCTGTCCTTCGGCCGGATCGTGGCCGAGGGTGATGTCGCGCTGGTGCGCGGGCTGGAGCGCGGCGAGGACGTCGAGCACCACGTTGTCGTAGTGCTCGCCACCTTCACCGGGGGTGTCGGCCAGGGTCTGGCCGTGTTCGGTGATCAGCCGGACGCGGTGACCGGAGCGGCGCAGGTGCAGGCCGACGGAAGCGGCGAACGAAACGGCCCATTCGAGGCTCGCCGCCGGTCCGGTGCCGTGATGCGCGGCCGCGCGGTGATCCAGCAGCACCGTGGTGCCGCCACGCCACGGCCGCTCCTCGACGCGGACCATGATCTCGTCGCGGCGGGCTGTCGAGCGCCAGTGGACCTTCCGCAGGTCGTCGCCCTGGCGGTATTGCCGGACGATCACGTCCGCCTCGCCCTGTCCGGCGTGCAGACGGATGCTGCCGTCGTCCCCGGCGCCGATCCCGGCGCCGCTGGGCAGGCCCCACAGGCCGACCACCTTCGGCACGACGACCAGCCGCGAATGCCCGATCAGCTCGCGTTCGAACTCGCACAGCCCGAACGGGTCGGTGATCGTCGCCCGCAGCGGGCCGACCTGCTGGATCCCGCGCAGCACCGGCTGCAGCGGGTACCGCAGCGCGACCCGCCGGTCGTGCGGCAGCCGCTCGACGACGAACCGCGGCCGCGAACCCAGCGCGTAGGGCACGCCGTCTTCGAGCAGCACCTCGCCCGCCGGGAGCCTGCCGTCACGCCAGAGTTCGAGCTGGACCTCACCGGGCGAGCCGACCGAGACCCGGTCCGGACGCAGCGCGCGCGCCGCGCCCAGCCGCAGCCGGGTCGCCGAGATGAAGAAGGCGACCAGCAACGGCAGGGCGACGACGAACATCGCGACGCGCAGCAGGTCCCGTTCGTTGAGCACGAACGAGCACACCGCCGCGGCGACGCCGGCGGCGAGGAGGCAGCGGCCGCGTGTGGTCAGGC contains these protein-coding regions:
- a CDS encoding transglutaminaseTgpA domain-containing protein, with the protein product MTTTAPPLPHTPKPRPEAPPPVWTSSVLAPIAAGLATLFASTSMTGVVSGWAWFGYLLVAVVLIASAGLALRSLRAPTIVVGLAQLLVLLFLITGAFTTSGILKIIPGPDALEELRGVLAAAAEQIRVGLPPIEGTPPILCLVTIAIGLVAVLVDTLAVAAAAPAATGLVLLCVYAVPAALAEEMLPWWTFLLGAAAFAALLAVDGNHRHRRWRNRDAPGLGNSAGTLSAPVGVVSAAIALGLVIGAAATGVGTVGSLPGGTGSGRGGAGGFGVEPFTQLRGLLDQGENVELFKVYGMGADKRLLRAFTLDTYTPNKGWGLAQNGRAQQGVQANQPLPAVKGDDGNGPGREVRIEPTNWVDNWLPIYGVPRMLTGLADNWLYDPVGGAVFTTTKQNAPAYTEVAAIKEPSKDELRLDDARLAEVPLQFTQVDNVDPRVTAKAKQLTENESNNFDKAQALWSFFTAQNGFVYDTKTADATDSDALADFILNGKRGFCEQFASAMAVMLRAVGIPSRVAIGFTSGTPKGDHLSISSEDAHAWVEVYFQTKGWVSFDPTPLVDGRAVVPPYLQNDTSSSTTNDTQEVPSAPASSAPATGTPREPGADPGADGSGGQQDEEPLWPAILAGLLGGLAAALTLVVIVRSRLRHRALMRSSPSPDAPAPAHGLLDNQNVANWLPLIAIGLWVGAFAFLAAWVSWWFALVLVVVLGGLGTPTAIREIKRRLRLQKIASHSPAAADAAWRELMDECADRGLPLSDGDTVRVAGRKVVEKHRLDDEGRSGLRTVIGVVERSWYSAEPSNDHELGPAFDEVRKSLKRNAPMSWKGRLFPRSLRRGK
- a CDS encoding DUF58 domain-containing protein, which encodes MLRALSGLTTRGRCLLAAGVAAAVCSFVLNERDLLRVAMFVVALPLLVAFFISATRLRLGAARALRPDRVSVGSPGEVQLELWRDGRLPAGEVLLEDGVPYALGSRPRFVVERLPHDRRVALRYPLQPVLRGIQQVGPLRATITDPFGLCEFERELIGHSRLVVVPKVVGLWGLPSGAGIGAGDDGSIRLHAGQGEADVIVRQYRQGDDLRKVHWRSTARRDEIMVRVEERPWRGGTTVLLDHRAAAHHGTGPAASLEWAVSFAASVGLHLRRSGHRVRLITEHGQTLADTPGEGGEHYDNVVLDVLAALQPAHQRDITLGHDPAEGQELIAVLGTVSNESVHELSRYRPRGIRSLAVLLDTPGWSAGVNRPENRAAATEESVALLRAAGWGVVVAGPGSPMQQVWAELCQTATRRGTLIGGGL